From Segatella copri, the proteins below share one genomic window:
- a CDS encoding sigma-70 family RNA polymerase sigma factor: MQINKETIEQLFRQHYLRMYQLARVLLKYDAASKDVVSEVFADVLDGKTQLGLDNETITSDSPLPSTKTGSYLLVCVRHKCLNLLSRQQMKDRVHHLLKADTSPSIVPQEAMIAEINRETEKYEAIQAYMDAELTPQTRKVLDFRFRQKLKYREIATELGISEVAVYKHLAQGIRKLKQKFNP, translated from the coding sequence ATGCAAATAAACAAAGAAACGATAGAACAGCTCTTCCGGCAGCATTATCTGAGGATGTACCAATTGGCCAGGGTACTTCTGAAGTATGATGCAGCCAGCAAGGATGTGGTAAGCGAAGTCTTTGCCGATGTGCTCGACGGAAAGACCCAACTGGGTCTTGATAACGAGACTATAACCAGCGATTCGCCCCTGCCTTCCACTAAGACCGGGAGCTATCTTCTGGTGTGTGTGCGCCATAAATGCCTCAACCTGTTGAGCCGACAGCAAATGAAAGACCGGGTTCATCACCTCCTGAAAGCCGATACTTCGCCTTCGATAGTTCCCCAGGAAGCGATGATTGCCGAAATAAACAGGGAGACCGAAAAGTACGAGGCAATTCAGGCTTATATGGATGCTGAGCTCACACCACAAACCCGCAAGGTACTCGATTTCCGCTTTCGGCAGAAACTGAAATATCGGGAGATTGCTACGGAATTGGGCATCAGCGAAGTGGCAGTTTATAAGCATCTGGCGCAAGGCATCAGAAAATTAAAGCAAAAGTTTAACCCTTAG
- a CDS encoding DUF4974 domain-containing protein has product MDKFEKILDIIDHQEKYSDEEIHEILQDEECRKLYQTMVEVDSALESPSPIINVDEEWGKFSQKHQLQEVSHPITSWRKLAASIAGFVLISGIAFAAIHTYIKRSQETTQVTADTHPEVIKSDSAKQVAAKDSLTHPKPEKPAIHKTFENVAFEQMISEIASYYDLQVKFENNEDKTLRLYYEWNSHSSIENIVKELNQFENVNIELQQNELIVK; this is encoded by the coding sequence ATGGACAAGTTTGAAAAAATACTGGATATCATCGACCATCAGGAGAAGTATTCTGATGAGGAGATTCATGAAATATTGCAGGATGAGGAATGCCGAAAACTCTATCAGACGATGGTGGAAGTGGATTCTGCACTTGAAAGCCCCTCTCCTATTATTAATGTAGATGAGGAATGGGGGAAATTCAGTCAGAAACATCAACTTCAGGAAGTATCCCATCCTATAACTTCCTGGCGTAAGCTGGCTGCATCCATCGCCGGCTTTGTCTTGATTTCGGGTATTGCCTTTGCCGCAATCCATACTTACATCAAGCGCAGCCAGGAAACAACCCAGGTAACCGCAGATACTCATCCGGAAGTCATAAAATCAGATTCCGCAAAGCAGGTAGCAGCAAAGGATTCCCTGACTCATCCGAAACCAGAAAAGCCAGCCATTCACAAGACTTTCGAGAATGTGGCTTTCGAGCAGATGATTTCAGAGATTGCTTCTTATTATGATTTACAAGTGAAGTTTGAGAATAACGAGGACAAGACCCTCCGCCTCTATTACGAATGGAACAGTCATTCGAGCATCGAGAACATCGTAAAAGAACTGAACCAATTCGAGAATGTAAACATCGAATTGCAGCAAAACGAGCTGATTGTAAAATAA
- a CDS encoding TonB-dependent receptor — MRRFSAIIFLLCTFALAMSAQHIQRNYHDRSMSDVLIDLDKASKRYKISFIYNELEDFTVTQNVKTANIPDAIRKVIGFYPMQMTVGDSLITVECIRKSERKLIGRLIDNHNLPVEFANIQLLNPKDSSFLCGGVSNANGDFVIPCQQKQALMKVSFVGYKTICKLVPIARIGNVKMQANSYLLKGVTVEAARVVEKVDRQIIFPTKEQVKTASNGYDLLDNLSLPTIIVNRAERKVLSLKGGDVQIRINDVKASMQDVLALQPDEVTKVEFINVPGLKYGDNNLDAVINYQVRRRYAGYVGGVSTMQGTKAGFNNSDGYFKYNVKKSEFSINYSFSYRSVEERSYESLGTYHLPTGETLHRNYLGYDSPFLYTTNNVQLGYNLSEPDKYTLNVRLNFYNHNSPVRGMNQLYQESGKANQYLQNNRKMLEQIPSLDIYYSLNMPHDQNLALNLVGTYIGTDYQYRMREYTFNKSPDESVKNAPLTDYSYDATGRKRSLIGEGTYSKNWKQMALSVGGQYNISHTDNIYVGSSNADTELKYSNLYLFTQLQGQQKWFSYQVGVGATRSSIHQGENGYSKWLFRPQVTLQAKASDRLSFKWSSKITSDIPSLSDLSELRQYSNSFEARDGNSGLKPFTGYNNTLSASWNIPLMSVYLEGNWTYYDKPIATSILPEKREDGSYLFVSKPENQKNHDYKHLLLTPEVHLIKDHLDLNLMCEYQNVKTKGLDYSHEFNYFSYGAEIRYMTGNWNIGYGAYKVEKSFWGEKTNGGEPTSNLAVTYSYKNWQFGVLGLFVFYPHGCVYKDELFNKYVQQKNKVRLADQGNMLVFTASFNFSHGRRYHTGSRKLNNSDRDNGIR; from the coding sequence ATGAGAAGATTTTCAGCCATCATATTCCTGCTGTGCACGTTCGCCCTGGCGATGAGCGCACAGCACATCCAGCGCAACTATCACGACCGCAGCATGTCGGACGTTCTCATCGACCTCGACAAGGCTTCCAAGCGCTACAAAATCAGTTTCATCTACAACGAACTGGAGGATTTCACAGTTACCCAGAACGTGAAGACAGCCAATATTCCCGATGCCATCCGCAAGGTAATCGGTTTCTATCCGATGCAGATGACCGTGGGCGACAGCCTCATCACGGTAGAATGCATACGCAAGAGCGAGCGCAAGCTGATAGGCAGACTGATAGACAATCACAATCTTCCTGTAGAATTCGCCAATATCCAGCTGCTTAACCCGAAGGATTCCTCCTTTCTCTGTGGAGGCGTGAGCAACGCCAATGGCGATTTCGTCATCCCCTGCCAGCAGAAACAGGCCCTCATGAAGGTTTCGTTCGTGGGCTACAAGACGATTTGCAAGCTGGTACCTATTGCCCGCATCGGAAATGTGAAAATGCAGGCGAATTCATACCTGTTGAAAGGTGTGACCGTTGAAGCCGCAAGGGTTGTAGAAAAAGTAGATAGACAAATCATCTTCCCTACAAAAGAGCAGGTGAAAACGGCTTCCAATGGTTATGATCTGTTGGACAACTTGTCTTTGCCTACCATTATCGTAAATCGAGCAGAACGCAAAGTTCTGTCATTAAAGGGCGGAGATGTGCAAATACGCATCAACGATGTCAAGGCTAGCATGCAAGATGTATTGGCTTTGCAGCCGGATGAAGTTACAAAGGTGGAATTCATCAATGTTCCAGGACTCAAATATGGAGACAACAATCTGGATGCAGTCATCAACTACCAGGTCCGCCGACGTTATGCCGGTTATGTGGGTGGAGTTTCTACGATGCAAGGCACCAAGGCAGGTTTCAATAATAGCGACGGTTATTTCAAATACAATGTGAAGAAATCGGAATTCAGCATCAACTACAGTTTCTCCTATCGCTCGGTAGAGGAACGAAGCTATGAGAGTCTCGGTACTTATCATCTGCCCACAGGAGAAACTCTACATCGCAATTATTTAGGTTATGATTCTCCGTTCCTATACACCACCAATAATGTACAGTTGGGTTATAATCTTAGTGAGCCAGACAAATATACATTGAATGTACGGTTGAATTTCTACAATCACAACAGTCCTGTGAGAGGCATGAACCAGCTTTATCAGGAAAGCGGCAAGGCAAATCAATATCTGCAAAACAACAGAAAAATGCTGGAGCAGATTCCATCTCTGGACATTTATTATTCGCTCAACATGCCCCATGATCAGAACCTGGCTCTGAACCTGGTGGGTACTTACATCGGCACAGATTACCAGTATCGTATGAGGGAATATACGTTCAACAAATCGCCGGATGAATCTGTAAAGAACGCTCCGCTGACCGATTACAGTTATGATGCAACTGGTAGAAAGCGCTCTCTTATTGGTGAAGGAACATACAGCAAGAACTGGAAACAGATGGCTTTATCGGTAGGTGGACAATATAATATCAGCCACACAGATAACATCTATGTGGGAAGCAGTAATGCTGATACGGAATTGAAGTACAGCAATCTCTATCTTTTCACCCAGCTACAGGGACAGCAGAAGTGGTTCAGTTATCAGGTGGGAGTTGGCGCAACCAGGTCTTCCATCCATCAGGGGGAGAACGGATACAGCAAATGGCTGTTTCGACCACAGGTAACTTTACAGGCAAAGGCTAGCGACCGTCTGAGTTTTAAATGGAGCAGCAAAATCACGTCAGACATCCCAAGCCTTTCCGACTTGAGCGAGTTGCGCCAATATTCCAACAGCTTTGAGGCGCGTGACGGCAATAGCGGCCTGAAGCCATTTACCGGCTACAACAATACCTTGTCGGCTTCCTGGAACATTCCGCTGATGTCTGTGTACCTGGAGGGAAACTGGACGTATTACGACAAGCCTATAGCTACTTCTATCTTGCCCGAAAAGCGGGAGGATGGCTCTTATCTCTTTGTGAGCAAACCGGAGAATCAGAAGAATCATGATTACAAGCACCTGCTGTTGACTCCTGAAGTTCACCTCATCAAGGATCATCTGGATTTGAACCTTATGTGCGAGTATCAGAATGTCAAGACAAAGGGTTTGGATTATTCCCACGAGTTCAATTACTTCAGTTATGGAGCAGAAATTCGGTACATGACGGGCAATTGGAACATTGGCTATGGTGCCTATAAGGTGGAAAAGAGTTTTTGGGGAGAAAAGACAAACGGCGGAGAGCCAACCTCCAATCTTGCCGTAACCTACAGTTATAAGAACTGGCAGTTTGGCGTTCTCGGATTATTCGTATTCTATCCTCATGGCTGCGTCTATAAGGATGAACTTTTCAACAAGTATGTGCAGCAGAAGAACAAGGTACGCCTTGCTGACCAGGGCAACATGCTTGTCTTTACTGCCAGCTTCAACTTCAGCCATGGCCGCAGATACCATACAGGCAGCCGTAAGCTGAACAATAGCGATAGAGATAATGGTATCAGATAG
- a CDS encoding tetratricopeptide repeat protein: protein MNIFKKLFGGQKTTEEVKQEKEKGFDKVKYEGVRALRMHQFDLAVKSLEHALQLNAEDLECRDYLSQAYISMGDLQKAYEQLQILSEAQTDNVAVLLRMADVAYMMENYTAMSEVCDKALHLDTSNLQTYLYYAKACRGLGEPIRAVSMLTEAIGKREDFYAARLLRGCILLDQAQLSEAELDATFLYEHIPGNEDVLLLKARVEKAQGKMEEAEQTYGKVMEVNPFSIDAYRERSEVRRSLGDSAGAAEDEAAAKEMGAEIPESSEGIEQKIKEKMQQMDPYKVFHNEY, encoded by the coding sequence ATGAACATATTTAAAAAGCTATTTGGTGGCCAAAAGACTACTGAGGAAGTGAAACAGGAGAAGGAAAAGGGCTTCGACAAGGTGAAATATGAGGGTGTTCGTGCTCTCCGCATGCATCAATTTGACCTTGCAGTCAAGTCTTTGGAACACGCTCTGCAGTTGAATGCCGAAGATTTGGAATGCCGCGACTATCTCTCGCAAGCTTACATCTCTATGGGTGATCTGCAGAAAGCCTATGAGCAGTTGCAGATTCTCTCGGAAGCCCAGACCGACAACGTGGCGGTGTTGCTGCGTATGGCGGATGTGGCGTATATGATGGAGAACTATACTGCCATGTCGGAGGTATGCGATAAGGCTCTTCACCTGGACACATCGAATCTGCAGACCTATCTCTATTATGCCAAGGCTTGCCGGGGATTGGGCGAACCCATCCGTGCCGTGTCGATGCTGACTGAGGCGATAGGCAAGCGTGAGGATTTCTATGCCGCCCGATTGCTTCGTGGTTGCATCCTGTTGGATCAGGCTCAGCTTTCCGAGGCAGAACTCGATGCAACTTTCCTCTATGAGCATATTCCGGGCAACGAGGATGTGCTGTTGCTGAAGGCTCGTGTAGAGAAGGCGCAGGGAAAGATGGAGGAGGCTGAACAGACCTACGGTAAGGTGATGGAGGTAAATCCTTTCTCTATTGATGCGTATCGCGAGCGCAGCGAGGTTCGCAGAAGTCTGGGTGATAGTGCCGGTGCTGCCGAGGATGAGGCTGCAGCCAAGGAAATGGGTGCCGAAATTCCGGAATCATCAGAGGGAATAGAGCAGAAAATAAAGGAAAAAATGCAGCAGATGGACCCCTATAAGGTTTTCCATAACGAATACTGA
- a CDS encoding TonB-dependent receptor, which yields MRTILKAILLMSLCSSATAPAMAINRTNHDKKDANIYEEEANDSTRHQPLTESGVKLNDVVVTGLTGSQKLKQSPAPISFVSARQLEMQPSTNIIDAIAHQPGVSQITTGSGISKPVIRGLGYNRVVVVSDGIRQEGQQWGDEHGIEIDPASVHSVEILKGPASLMYGSDAMAGVLIFHSAPTLAKGDMRANFSTGYQTNNGLFDYSLNFAGNQGGFVWNTRYSGKMAHAYKNKYDGYVFGSSLREQAFSQLLGWNYRQGHSHLTLDYYHLTPGIVEGERDEKTGELEVPDGYDAKSYGKPMPYQQIHHYKAVLDNSWFLGDGNLKLLLGYQQNRRQEFEEEENPKECGLDFMLHTVNYDLHYLSPEMNGWKFSTGVNGMWQQSINKGTEFLIPAYHLFDYGVFATVSKKIGKLNLSGGIRYDHRHLHSEALREENDAESHRSESNDSFRFQAFKRSFEGVTGSIGLAYEILPDFNLKLNLARGFRAPNISELSSNGVHEGTQRYELGNTGLKPENSWQFDLGLDYSSPIISAELSLFANRINHYIYSEKLADENNQPILIDDTPAYQFTSGDARILGGEASIDIHPVERLHFGNTFSYVNSVQLHQPSKSKYLPFTPAPRWVSDVRYEFVCDGKTFDHLFVKLQMDCNLRQNHYFAANDTETATPSYTLLNMYAGTDVKLHGKRILSLYLSGENLTNRAYQNHLSRLKYLDVNQVTGRRGVYNMGRNFSIKIVVPIEL from the coding sequence ATGAGAACAATATTGAAAGCAATATTGCTGATGAGTCTATGCTCGTCGGCAACAGCCCCAGCTATGGCTATAAACAGAACAAATCATGATAAGAAGGACGCAAACATTTATGAAGAAGAGGCAAACGATTCTACCAGACACCAGCCGCTGACGGAATCGGGCGTGAAACTGAACGATGTGGTGGTTACGGGATTGACTGGCAGCCAGAAACTCAAGCAGTCGCCAGCACCCATCTCTTTCGTTTCTGCCCGCCAGCTCGAAATGCAGCCTTCTACCAACATCATCGATGCCATCGCCCACCAGCCAGGCGTTTCGCAGATTACCACGGGAAGCGGAATTTCAAAGCCCGTAATCCGTGGCCTGGGCTATAACCGCGTGGTAGTGGTAAGCGATGGAATAAGACAGGAAGGACAGCAATGGGGCGATGAACACGGAATAGAAATCGACCCCGCTTCGGTTCATTCCGTAGAGATTCTGAAAGGTCCGGCAAGTCTCATGTATGGATCGGATGCGATGGCAGGCGTCCTCATCTTCCACTCCGCTCCTACCCTTGCCAAGGGCGACATGAGAGCAAATTTCTCAACGGGTTATCAAACCAACAACGGACTTTTTGATTATTCGCTCAACTTTGCCGGCAACCAGGGCGGATTTGTATGGAACACCCGCTACAGCGGAAAGATGGCGCATGCCTACAAGAATAAATACGATGGTTATGTATTCGGTTCATCACTCAGAGAGCAGGCATTCTCGCAGCTTCTCGGTTGGAACTACCGCCAGGGGCATTCGCATCTTACACTCGATTATTATCATCTCACTCCGGGCATCGTAGAGGGAGAAAGAGATGAGAAAACGGGCGAACTGGAAGTTCCCGATGGCTACGATGCCAAAAGTTACGGCAAACCGATGCCTTATCAGCAGATTCACCATTACAAGGCGGTGCTCGACAATTCCTGGTTCCTGGGCGACGGCAATCTGAAACTCCTCTTGGGTTATCAGCAGAACCGCCGTCAGGAGTTTGAGGAGGAAGAGAATCCGAAGGAATGCGGACTCGACTTCATGCTCCATACCGTGAATTATGACCTACATTATCTCTCGCCGGAAATGAATGGCTGGAAATTCTCAACAGGTGTCAACGGCATGTGGCAACAATCAATTAACAAGGGAACAGAGTTTCTGATTCCAGCCTATCATCTCTTCGATTACGGCGTGTTTGCCACGGTGAGCAAGAAAATAGGCAAGCTGAATCTAAGCGGCGGAATCAGATACGATCATCGCCACCTGCACAGCGAGGCTTTGAGAGAAGAGAATGATGCAGAATCGCATCGTTCTGAATCGAATGATTCTTTCCGCTTCCAGGCCTTTAAGCGCAGCTTTGAAGGAGTAACCGGAAGCATCGGATTGGCTTATGAAATCCTGCCCGATTTCAACCTTAAGCTGAACCTGGCAAGAGGATTCCGTGCTCCAAACATCAGCGAATTATCATCGAATGGTGTGCACGAGGGAACCCAGCGATACGAATTGGGAAATACCGGACTGAAGCCTGAGAACAGCTGGCAATTCGACCTTGGTTTAGACTATTCTTCGCCTATTATTTCGGCAGAACTCTCGCTGTTTGCCAATCGCATTAACCATTACATCTACAGCGAGAAGTTGGCTGATGAGAACAATCAGCCTATCCTCATCGACGACACGCCTGCCTATCAGTTTACATCGGGCGACGCCCGCATTCTGGGTGGTGAGGCGAGCATCGACATCCATCCTGTAGAGCGTCTGCACTTCGGCAATACTTTCTCGTATGTCAACTCCGTGCAGTTGCATCAGCCATCCAAATCAAAGTATCTGCCATTCACCCCAGCCCCTCGCTGGGTTTCGGATGTAAGGTATGAGTTTGTCTGCGACGGCAAGACTTTCGACCATCTCTTCGTAAAGCTACAGATGGATTGCAATCTCCGCCAGAACCATTATTTCGCAGCCAACGATACGGAGACCGCAACGCCATCGTACACCTTATTAAATATGTATGCCGGTACCGACGTGAAGCTCCATGGCAAGCGCATTCTCTCGCTCTATCTTTCGGGCGAGAACCTTACCAACCGTGCTTACCAGAACCACCTGAGCCGTCTGAAGTATCTTGACGTAAACCAGGTTACAGGCAGAAGAGGCGTTTACAATATGGGCCGCAACTTCAGCATAAAGATAGTGGTTCCGATAGAGCTGTAA
- a CDS encoding sigma-54-dependent transcriptional regulator yields MIKKQGTILIVDDNRNILTTVRMLLEPIFDGIITIANPNSIPAKLREEHPDVVLLDMNFSSGINSGNEGLYWLREIKSLSPKTEVVLFTAYADIQLAVTGIKEGAADFIVKPFENEKMIRTLVEARDKNMAMDNIINRKGGKPGGKDAQSAMYWGDSEVMNNLRSIVEKVAATDANILITGENGTGKEVLANEIHRLSTRCGKKMLPVDMGAITETLFESELFGHVKGAFTDAKVDKPGKFELADGSTIFLDEIGNLSYGLQAKLLTALQRRSIVRVGGSTQIPINVRLVCATNRNLQQMVNDGEFREDLLYRINTIHLELPALRQRKSDIVPLAERFLHQYGDLYNKLNLRFSEEAEKKLTSLPWYGNIRELQHAIEKAVILSDGGMISAEDIDGGNQQRREKPLEEVQTLDEMESRMIEKTIRECEGNLSVVAARLGISRQTLYNKIKRYGL; encoded by the coding sequence ATGATTAAGAAACAAGGAACGATATTGATTGTTGATGACAACCGCAACATTCTTACTACGGTAAGGATGCTGCTGGAACCCATATTCGATGGCATCATCACCATCGCCAACCCTAACTCCATCCCAGCCAAACTGAGAGAGGAGCATCCCGACGTGGTGCTGCTCGACATGAACTTCTCCAGCGGAATCAATTCGGGAAACGAGGGATTGTACTGGCTCAGGGAAATCAAGAGCCTCAGCCCGAAAACCGAAGTGGTACTCTTTACCGCCTACGCCGACATCCAACTTGCCGTAACAGGCATCAAGGAAGGTGCCGCCGACTTCATCGTGAAGCCTTTTGAAAACGAGAAGATGATCCGTACGCTGGTAGAGGCTAGGGATAAGAACATGGCTATGGATAACATTATCAACAGGAAAGGTGGAAAACCTGGTGGAAAAGATGCGCAAAGCGCTATGTATTGGGGAGATAGCGAAGTTATGAACAATTTGAGAAGTATTGTGGAAAAAGTTGCTGCAACCGATGCAAACATCCTCATTACGGGCGAAAATGGAACGGGTAAAGAGGTGTTAGCCAACGAGATACATCGTTTATCCACAAGATGTGGAAAGAAAATGCTGCCTGTGGATATGGGAGCCATTACGGAAACCCTTTTCGAGAGCGAACTCTTCGGTCATGTGAAGGGTGCTTTTACCGATGCCAAGGTGGATAAACCGGGCAAGTTTGAGCTTGCCGACGGCAGCACCATCTTCCTGGATGAGATAGGAAACTTATCCTATGGTCTTCAGGCAAAACTCCTTACCGCCCTGCAACGCAGAAGCATCGTAAGAGTGGGCGGAAGCACGCAGATTCCCATCAACGTACGACTGGTTTGCGCCACCAACCGCAATCTGCAGCAGATGGTAAACGATGGCGAATTCAGAGAGGATCTGCTCTACCGCATCAACACCATCCATCTGGAATTGCCTGCCCTGAGACAGAGAAAATCAGACATCGTTCCGCTGGCAGAAAGATTCCTCCATCAATATGGCGATTTATATAATAAGTTGAATCTCCGTTTTTCGGAAGAGGCAGAGAAAAAACTTACCAGTTTGCCATGGTACGGAAATATCCGAGAACTTCAGCACGCCATCGAGAAAGCCGTGATTCTATCTGATGGCGGAATGATTTCTGCCGAAGATATTGATGGCGGAAACCAGCAGAGAAGAGAGAAGCCCCTGGAAGAGGTTCAGACGCTCGACGAGATGGAAAGCCGAATGATAGAGAAAACCATCAGGGAATGTGAAGGAAATCTGTCGGTGGTAGCAGCAAGACTGGGCATTTCCCGCCAGACGCTTTATAATAAGATTAAGCGATATGGGTTATAA
- a CDS encoding sensor histidine kinase translates to MGYKLIIIIVLLHVAVVGYIRLYRHYRRNIKKVTFLFDAIDNGDFSFSFPTEKRFKEDNILHQSLNRIKLFLQHTREEQMDREKYYEQILNAVDTGILVVDSHDNILQHNQAALRLLDTDVLTHMNQVKGKLKDEHLAKHETQAMLKDKHVRIIALSDVSHELSNQEVDSWIKLIRVLTHEIMNTITPVTSLSETLLTRVTEDKDLKQGLETIHKTGTELLAFVNNYRRFTHVPQPQPALFYVEPFLERMALLCNHEVEISVSPKDLLVYADESLLSHVVTNLLKNAVEAFKEKEREDKQECRSADLQSAASKKVFIRLQAYANAQESIIIDVSNNAGLIPEDVASHIFIPFFTTKPEGSGIGLSLSRQIMRVSGGSLSLHQDKAQGITTFRIIIP, encoded by the coding sequence ATGGGTTATAAACTAATTATAATTATCGTGCTTTTGCACGTGGCTGTAGTAGGTTACATTCGCCTTTACCGCCACTATCGCCGTAACATCAAGAAGGTAACCTTCCTTTTTGATGCAATAGATAATGGGGATTTCTCCTTCAGTTTTCCTACGGAGAAGAGGTTTAAGGAAGATAATATTCTACACCAGTCCCTCAACCGCATCAAGCTTTTCCTGCAGCATACGAGAGAGGAGCAGATGGATCGGGAGAAATATTACGAGCAGATTCTGAATGCGGTGGATACGGGCATCCTGGTGGTAGATAGTCACGACAACATCCTGCAACATAATCAGGCAGCCCTCCGGTTGCTCGATACGGATGTGCTTACCCACATGAACCAGGTAAAAGGGAAACTGAAGGATGAACACCTGGCAAAGCATGAGACGCAAGCCATGCTGAAAGACAAGCACGTGCGTATCATCGCCCTGAGCGACGTGAGCCACGAGCTGAGCAATCAGGAGGTGGATTCTTGGATCAAACTGATTCGTGTGCTGACCCATGAAATCATGAATACCATCACGCCGGTTACTTCGCTGAGCGAGACTCTGCTTACCCGGGTTACAGAGGATAAAGACCTGAAGCAAGGCTTGGAAACCATCCACAAAACAGGAACCGAACTGTTGGCTTTCGTCAACAACTATCGCCGTTTTACCCATGTTCCCCAGCCTCAGCCTGCTCTCTTCTATGTGGAACCATTCCTGGAAAGAATGGCGCTGCTCTGCAACCACGAAGTAGAGATTTCGGTTTCTCCCAAGGATTTGCTGGTTTATGCCGACGAGAGCCTCCTCTCTCACGTAGTAACAAATCTTCTGAAGAATGCCGTAGAAGCTTTCAAGGAAAAGGAAAGAGAAGACAAGCAGGAATGCCGCTCCGCGGATTTGCAATCCGCGGCAAGCAAGAAGGTATTTATCCGTCTCCAAGCCTACGCCAACGCCCAGGAATCCATCATCATCGACGTGAGCAACAACGCCGGTCTCATCCCCGAAGATGTAGCCTCCCACATCTTCATCCCGTTCTTCACCACGAAGCCGGAAGGAAGCGGAATCGGTCTCTCCCTCTCCCGCCAGATCATGCGAGTAAGCGGCGGCAGCCTCTCGCTCCATCAGGACAAGGCACAGGGAATCACCACCTTCCGCATCATCATCCCATAA
- a CDS encoding nucleotidyltransferase domain-containing protein: MSTDDKTILKIKDIAKSAIPSGSKAILYGSRARGDARNDSDWDILILLDKDKLEQTDYDKVSYPFVLLGCDLGTEINPILYTKKEWESYNFTPFYENVNRDGISLI, encoded by the coding sequence ATGTCAACAGACGATAAGACCATATTAAAGATAAAAGATATAGCTAAATCTGCTATTCCTTCAGGAAGCAAGGCTATATTGTATGGATCAAGAGCGAGAGGTGATGCTCGCAACGATTCAGACTGGGACATTCTTATCCTTTTAGATAAAGACAAACTAGAACAAACAGACTATGACAAAGTAAGTTACCCGTTTGTCTTGTTAGGTTGCGACCTCGGCACAGAAATCAATCCAATTCTTTACACAAAGAAAGAATGGGAATCGTATAACTTCACCCCTTTTTACGAGAATGTAAATCGAGACGGCATTAGTTTAATATAA
- a CDS encoding HEPN domain-containing protein produces the protein MDQVNKDTLISLQVEKAKRFLTQADEMVELKHWDLAANRYYYACFHAVQALFIAKGVNAHTHAGINTQFSLHFVKTGIVDISYGSFLARMFQLRQKADYNCAYEISENDILEIIGLSHDFIKAILNLVK, from the coding sequence ATGGATCAAGTAAACAAAGACACATTAATCAGTCTGCAAGTAGAAAAAGCCAAGCGATTTTTAACTCAAGCAGATGAAATGGTTGAACTAAAGCATTGGGATTTAGCAGCCAATCGCTATTATTATGCCTGCTTCCATGCCGTACAAGCTCTATTCATAGCAAAAGGTGTTAATGCCCACACTCATGCTGGCATTAACACCCAATTCAGTTTACACTTCGTAAAGACTGGTATCGTAGATATCTCTTATGGCAGTTTCCTCGCCCGTATGTTCCAATTAAGGCAAAAAGCCGATTACAACTGCGCCTATGAAATTTCCGAAAATGACATCCTGGAAATTATTGGCTTATCACACGATTTTATAAAAGCCATATTAAACTTAGTCAAATAA